One segment of Buteo buteo chromosome 6, bButBut1.hap1.1, whole genome shotgun sequence DNA contains the following:
- the GNG2 gene encoding guanine nucleotide-binding protein G(I)/G(S)/G(O) subunit gamma-2: MASNNTASIAQARKLVEQLKMEANIDRIKVSKAAADLMAYCEAHAKEDPLLTPVPASENPFREKKFFCVIL; the protein is encoded by the exons ATGGCTAGCAACAACACTGCTAGCATAGCGCAAGCCCGCAAGCTGGTGGAGCAGCTGAAGATGGAGGCCAACATCGACAGGATAAAG GTGTCAAAAGCGGCAGCAGACCTGATGGCGTACTGCGAAGCCCACGCCAAGGAGGACCCCCTATTGACCCCTGTCCCGGCCTCAGAAAACCCCTTTAGAGAGAAGAAGTTCTTCTGCGTGATCCTGTAA